The Gossypium hirsutum isolate 1008001.06 chromosome D03, Gossypium_hirsutum_v2.1, whole genome shotgun sequence genomic interval GTAGTTCTAAGCTCTTCTACTTCTTCCAGTGCTCGAATCTTAAGATCTGTCTTGCCTTCAAGATCTATATGGTAAAAGTAAACATGTATGAAATTTCCTAAAAGACTTGCAAGCAATCATGTATAAGTGGGGATTTTATAAAGGGTTCCATTACAATCATAATTACAGATAAAGTGTGGATAGTCCACACTCCTTTATAGAAATAGCAAAAACAAAAACTTTCAATGTATTTTACTCCAAAATTTCATGAGTGCAGAATAAGGACATTAGAAACACTTGAGGTTCAAAATGTTTGTCCTCTTTACCAAAAGAGGACTTTCTTATCTATTACAATCAATAAATCTGCCTTTCAAAATGAGTGATCTAGATGATTTACCAAATATGTAGAGTGTAGACTATATGGAGACTAAAAAATGCCACATCTTTCACCAAATtcatccataaatatttaatCCTAAAGTATCCATCTAAATCATCCCTGGTTGGGTTTGCGGTTTTAGACAGCATCCCATCTATGAGTTACTAGCACCTTAAAGCTAAAACATAAAGGAATAATTCGCATGCCAGCTCAAAATTCATTACCATGTTGATCAGCTTCTTTCAGTTTCTCCTTTATCTGCTTCGACAGCTCAAGAATTTCAGGTGTCTGTAATTTCAAAATTTGCAAAAtccaaataagaaaaagaaaaaacaaatgacCTCAAATAAAACTAATGAAAGTGAATCAACTTAATTGGCCTTACCTGTGTAACCTCAGAAACTGATATAGCAATAGCAGCTTTGGCATCCTCATCTTCAAGACGCCGTAGAGCTCTGCCAATTTTCCTATCACACTCGACAATGAGTCTATCAATGGCATCTTCTAATTCTCTGTCATAATTATCAACACCTTTTGACTTGGCTTCTTCATATCTAGGAAGAGTTAAGCAACCAAATATACACCCCTACACCTTACTTCTAGATAGAATAATGATACACCATCAGCCAGTAGTCTGTAAGCATGTCTCTCTGACTCGCCTTTTCTTCTAGCATACGCATATTGAGAACATTTTCAAGTACTTCAAAGGTCAAGCTAGAGACAGCTAGAATTATGTGATCCTGTAAATATATGGCAAAactcacaaaaaaataaaacataaccaCATCCAAGCCTTGCACCGAAGTCTGAGAAACCTAGCTGACAGCTATTTTCAAATTGACCACTACATAGTACCTACTGACATACCGCAGGTCGCAAGAGGAGTACAAGTCAAACATTAATAACAATGTTGAAGTCACAATGCAACAATAGTTGCCAGCAATAAGACTTAGCAAGGATACTCTTTCCTCAGCTGTAAAGAGTGGACCTTTGGGCATGGTCCCATATCCATTTTCTGAACCAAGATGAGAAACAGAAAGTCATCAGTAGTGTAAAAACGCATAAGAACTTCAgacaggaaaaagaaaaaggttcaGAAACCACTATCTGGTGTATTTCTAAAACCTAGCATTCAACAATCAAACTCAAAACCTTAATAAAGATGGTCCATCATTGATCTACCATGTAACTAAACACATACAGCATCTTTAGCAGTAAATGATTTAACCAAAATCCTCTCCTCAAACAGAAGTATTTGTATCAATAGATACCATgagaaaaaaagaattaaattagaaaaagaaaaaaaaaattgcaaatacCATAATATGCTTATCGTTGAGTATTTGTTTTCCATGTCACCAACCAATGACAAATTAAAATAGTATAGTCAAAATCCTTTATTCTTCCTAGACATcttaagtaaaataaaacttaGGAACAGAGAATTTGCATTAagttttccctttctttttctacTAACAACAAATACTACCTATCATCACTGTTTTTCTCGTTTTCTTTAGATTTCCTGTATTACTCAGATCTATTCCCTAGCTACCAGTAGTAATGCTCCTTTCGGTAATTACTTTGGCAATCTAGTTTTTATTCACTTCCTCAAAAGTTattaaaagcaaaaagaaaagaaaaaaaaagaatattcaCATTCAGTTTATAACAAGTAAAAATGAGATAACTCAACACAATCAttcaatataaaagtaaaatcatgcaTTTTTCCTATTCAAAAAAACTCGAAGCTAGAAATTTCATTTTTCAGAAGCATAATTGCTTCCGTGAACAAACGCAATTTCCTTTCATAACAAAAACTTAGTGAAAATGACCTAATGGAACTTGTAGAACAATGATTCCCTTTTTTTCCTTGTAACGTATGTTCACAGAAACCAAAAGACTTCCCAAGCtcttcaggtttttttttttttgagagagTTCAAATTCATCGTCTACCTTACTCTCTCACTCCACAAATCAAATAGATCTCTCCCTAAGctgtaatttaataaaaaaaatcatataatgaaAGCAGAGATTAGGGCTGGACAAGACAAAGAGAATCAtgataacaagtaaataaaaaagcgaaaagaaatcaaagaagcgATATCTAAATATTGATAGAAGTACCGTTAATTGGAAGAGCTCGTGAGGGCAAAGACCAGACAAAAAGAGACGGCAAACATCGCGATCGTAGTATTTGCGATTCACTTCACGTACATCGCCATTTCGATTGGCACCCATCAGCACATCGAGCTGTTTCCTCATAGCGTCCATTTTGGtgctttttttcctttttaggtGTTGTCTTCTCCTTTCTCTTGCAAAGTGAAAGGGGAATCAATATTTAACCTCCAACACTTCTTTTTCTGTGAAAGAGTTAAGGCAAGGCAAGGCAAGGGAGACTTTTTCTAGGGTTTGGTTTTCGCTAGGGATCGAGAATTTCGGCCTTCCGGGGGCTCTTATAACAATTTTGATTTATTAGGTTTTTTCTAAGCCAGGGGTGAActcattgtttttatttttcttttcactttttttcaTAATTTGCCATATAATTTTGTTCTTACTTTAATTTAGTCCATTCTAAATTTATATCATCCATCAAAAATGTTTTAACTAGCTACTAAaactattcttttattttttctaaaggcataatcataaatttatcctttaatatttatatcttttaatctctttttagttaaatttgaccatcaatcatttaaaaaaatatcgaATTTGACtttcaaccttttaaaaagagtcaatttgttgttttttaacaaaaatattgactaaaatattaaaattttaaatatggtaGTTCGCATGACAATCCATTTATACTTCAtactaattttttgaatttttatgatctttttataatttttttattttttgaatacttttataaatattaaatcatttgttgATGTGTCATACAAgataattaatgttttagtcattattttcgttaaaaaaatgatttgactctttttgaaaggttaatggccaaattaattaaaaaatataaacattgaggtttaaatttattattatgtctttttttaatttaaaaaagaaaaactaagaaTTAATTGCACCAAACATTTCCAAACTATACCCTTATTCAAAATTAGTCTCAAAACTTCAAAATGTTCTAATTAGGTCATTCTCTTACTGGAActgttaatttaactattaaatggcatgttaaaatttttgtggcagaatttaaaatgaaaattttaaagaaaagtaaaatattgccacataacttttaaaaataaaaacaaaaaaaaaagaaagagtgaaCAATAATTTCTACAAAAACTTCGAAAACCTTAAAACCAAGAAATTCACAATGTCCATgtttacaatattcatttttctttaaaattttcattttgaattaTGTTACATAAGATCTAACGTCGTATTTAACGATTTTAGTAATAGAAGGACATTATTGATATAGTATTAATAGTTTGAGGATGTAACtagaatgttttaaagtttgaaaa includes:
- the LOC107949509 gene encoding putative RNA-binding protein Luc7-like 1 isoform X2, with the translated sequence MDAMRKQLDVLMGANRNGDVREVNRKYYDRDVCRLFLSGLCPHELFQLTKMDMGPCPKVHSLQLRKEYEEAKSKGVDNYDRELEDAIDRLIVECDRKIGRALRRLEDEDAKAAIAISVSEVTQTPEILELSKQIKEKLKEADQHDLEGKTDLKIRALEEVEELRTTRADKQSILLLDAFNKDRASLPQPLPNPPPLAPLPVAAPDPHIQEMINEKLKKAEDLGEKGMVDEAQKALEEAEALKKLPARQEPVLDSSKYTAADVRITDQKLRVCDICGAFLSVYDSDRRLADHFGGKLHLGYMQIRDKLAELQVLV